From a single Candidatus Saccharibacteria bacterium genomic region:
- the recG gene encoding ATP-dependent DNA helicase RecG: MDQELANLTGIGQKTAESLKKAGLSTVRDLLWYLPRDYRDESRFTALKSAQLGHITARVRFSSIKARYARKGMHVTEAIASDSTGSLKVIWFKQPYRVKQLESSNEWFISGELKFQRGRVNIVSPMIEPADDEPLHTGRIVPIYRESAGLSSKQIRKFVKSALAATEVAETLPGWLIEKYNFVKFSTAMADIHFPVSQSALELAIRRLKFEELFRLVLASQLSRRQLLEVKAKPVPFRLELAKKFVSQLPYKLTNAQRKVTWQVYKDIEKSEPSNRLIEGDVGAGKTVVAAMVAVMVMESGGQVAFMAPTEILARQHAETLRKILSSVGLDDRVSLLVGSLSPKAKKLAQEAIKNGKVSLIVGTHALIEDAVEIPKLQLVIVDEQHRFGVQQRKKLQNKAQLTPHAIYLTATPIPRSLALTLYGELDVSVLDEKPLGRKNVLTSIVSPAVLNEVLRTIERELELGRQVFVVCPLISNEKNKNDLLAAENMHEYLRQKLTHTKVGLVHGKQKQAEKESIMAAVVSGTVDVLVATTVIEVGVDVPNASLMVVMGADKFGLAQLHQLRGRVGRAEHQSFCILVPSDSEQTPSRLQTMTTVYDGFKLAEFDLKSRGPGAIYGTLQHGALDLRIAQLTDTKLIILARQAAVDFIAREKISEWPQLGNSTNELRKIVKLN, encoded by the coding sequence ATGGATCAGGAGTTAGCTAATCTTACTGGTATTGGCCAAAAAACAGCCGAAAGCCTCAAAAAAGCCGGATTGTCTACTGTTAGAGATCTACTATGGTATCTGCCGCGTGATTATCGTGATGAAAGTAGGTTTACAGCGCTGAAAAGTGCGCAGCTCGGACACATAACAGCCAGAGTGCGCTTTAGTTCTATAAAAGCTCGTTACGCCCGAAAAGGCATGCACGTTACAGAGGCAATCGCTAGTGACAGTACAGGCAGTTTAAAGGTTATCTGGTTCAAGCAGCCCTACCGAGTCAAGCAGCTAGAATCTTCTAACGAATGGTTCATAAGCGGAGAGCTAAAGTTTCAAAGAGGAAGGGTCAACATTGTTAGTCCGATGATCGAGCCAGCCGACGACGAGCCACTGCACACCGGGCGAATTGTGCCGATTTACCGAGAGTCCGCCGGTTTAAGCTCCAAGCAGATAAGAAAGTTCGTTAAATCAGCGCTAGCGGCTACTGAAGTAGCCGAAACGCTGCCAGGCTGGCTTATCGAAAAGTACAATTTTGTAAAGTTTTCTACAGCCATGGCTGATATTCACTTTCCAGTTTCACAATCAGCACTTGAGCTGGCTATAAGACGGCTTAAGTTCGAAGAGTTGTTTAGGTTAGTGCTAGCAAGCCAGTTGTCTCGCCGGCAGCTGTTGGAGGTTAAAGCCAAACCAGTACCATTCAGGCTGGAATTAGCAAAAAAATTTGTTTCACAACTTCCCTACAAATTAACCAATGCTCAGCGTAAAGTTACCTGGCAAGTATATAAGGATATTGAAAAATCAGAGCCGTCCAATCGGTTAATTGAAGGTGATGTTGGAGCGGGCAAAACAGTTGTAGCGGCGATGGTGGCGGTAATGGTGATGGAATCTGGCGGTCAAGTAGCGTTCATGGCCCCAACTGAAATTTTGGCCCGTCAACACGCCGAAACGTTACGCAAGATTTTGAGCTCAGTTGGGCTTGATGACAGGGTAAGTCTGCTGGTCGGTTCTTTAAGCCCCAAAGCCAAGAAACTAGCGCAAGAGGCTATAAAAAATGGAAAAGTTAGCCTAATTGTCGGTACGCACGCACTCATCGAGGATGCCGTGGAGATTCCGAAACTGCAGCTTGTTATAGTAGACGAGCAGCATCGTTTTGGTGTGCAGCAGCGTAAAAAACTTCAAAACAAAGCCCAGCTAACGCCACATGCTATCTATCTGACTGCCACCCCTATTCCTAGAAGTTTGGCTCTAACACTCTATGGAGAACTCGATGTTTCCGTCCTAGACGAGAAACCTTTGGGGCGAAAAAATGTTCTAACTTCTATTGTCTCACCGGCAGTATTGAATGAGGTACTTCGAACTATTGAACGAGAACTAGAGCTCGGCAGGCAGGTTTTTGTGGTTTGTCCACTAATTTCGAATGAAAAAAATAAAAATGATCTACTGGCTGCCGAAAACATGCATGAATATTTGCGGCAAAAATTAACACACACCAAGGTCGGTCTAGTTCATGGTAAACAAAAACAAGCAGAAAAAGAATCAATAATGGCAGCTGTTGTCTCGGGAACGGTCGATGTATTGGTAGCTACTACCGTTATCGAGGTTGGAGTCGATGTTCCTAACGCCAGTCTAATGGTAGTCATGGGTGCCGACAAGTTCGGGTTGGCGCAGCTTCATCAGTTGCGTGGGCGTGTTGGCCGAGCCGAGCATCAATCGTTCTGCATACTAGTTCCTAGCGATAGCGAGCAGACTCCAAGCCGTCTTCAGACAATGACTACAGTCTACGATGGTTTTAAGCTTGCTGAATTTGATCTAAAGTCACGAGGCCCTGGCGCAATTTATGGCACACTCCAACATGGCGCGTTAGACCTCCGGATAGCCCAGCTTACCGACACTAAGCTTATTATCCTGGCACGCCAAGCTGCTGTCGACTTTATTGCAAGAGAAAAAATCTCAGAGTGGCCGCAGCTAGGTAATTCAACTAATGAGCTAAGGAAAATCGTAAAACTAAACTAG
- a CDS encoding tyrosine--tRNA ligase, with amino-acid sequence MTLSEELLWRGFVQQTTYQDLKAIDKTKPAFYHGFDASADSQTVGNLAAMMFDKVLMRHGCKAVILAGGATSLIGDPGGKDKERVLQDEKTIAHNVAQAQIQLSKIFDGLEFEMVNNLDWTRDMTVLSFLRDIGKHYSMTPLIQRDYIAQRIGEGGAGISYTEFSYTLLQGMDFLHLYDKYGVTLQLGGSDQWGNCLSGVDLIRKARGVEVHTITLPLVINRATGKKFGKSEEGAVWLDPTKTSPFKFYQFWINLDDDGVEGYLKVYTELDKESIDEIMESHNQSKGNRLAQKHLAYQVSKILHGEKTADSMQRISETLFGGQNYSELSSEDMEVLAGELPVVESGYDKTLSDILIEGDLAASKSEARRFLASNAVYINGEQFSSEKQTLDGSDNIHGYAVLRRGKNNTILVKLN; translated from the coding sequence ATGACATTATCAGAGGAGCTACTGTGGCGAGGATTCGTCCAGCAAACAACGTACCAAGACCTAAAAGCAATCGACAAGACGAAGCCAGCTTTTTATCACGGCTTTGATGCCAGTGCTGATTCACAGACTGTCGGCAATCTTGCGGCGATGATGTTCGACAAAGTTCTCATGCGGCACGGTTGTAAGGCGGTGATTTTGGCGGGCGGTGCGACTAGTTTGATTGGCGACCCCGGCGGCAAAGACAAAGAGAGAGTTCTTCAGGATGAAAAAACAATTGCTCACAACGTCGCTCAGGCACAGATTCAGTTAAGCAAAATTTTTGATGGCCTGGAGTTTGAGATGGTTAATAATCTTGACTGGACTAGGGATATGACTGTTCTGAGTTTCCTGCGCGATATCGGTAAGCATTACTCGATGACGCCGCTGATACAACGAGACTACATTGCGCAGCGTATCGGTGAAGGCGGAGCTGGTATTAGCTACACTGAGTTTAGCTATACACTTCTGCAAGGAATGGACTTTCTTCATTTATACGACAAGTATGGAGTAACACTGCAGCTTGGTGGTTCAGATCAGTGGGGCAACTGCCTCTCTGGTGTTGATCTAATACGTAAAGCTCGTGGCGTTGAGGTCCATACAATAACACTACCTCTAGTCATAAACAGAGCTACAGGTAAAAAGTTTGGTAAGAGTGAAGAAGGGGCAGTGTGGTTAGATCCAACCAAGACTAGTCCGTTTAAGTTTTACCAGTTCTGGATAAACCTAGATGACGACGGTGTGGAGGGCTATCTCAAGGTCTACACAGAGCTAGACAAAGAATCAATAGACGAAATAATGGAATCTCATAATCAGTCAAAGGGCAATCGTTTGGCACAGAAGCATCTTGCTTATCAAGTTTCAAAAATATTGCATGGTGAAAAAACGGCTGACTCTATGCAGAGGATAAGCGAAACTCTCTTTGGCGGCCAAAACTATTCAGAGCTTAGCTCGGAGGATATGGAAGTGTTAGCAGGTGAGTTACCGGTTGTCGAATCGGGGTACGACAAAACACTGAGTGATATCTTGATCGAAGGTGATTTGGCGGCCAGCAAGAGCGAAGCACGAAGATTTTTGGCCTCTAATGCCGTTTATATTAACGGCGAACAGTTTTCTAGCGAGAAGCAAACGCTTGACGGCTCAGATAACATTCACGGCTATGCGGTTCTCCGACGTGGTAAAAACAACACAATTTTAGTAAAGCTAAACTAA
- a CDS encoding class I SAM-dependent methyltransferase → MNKKTSVKGADQYNDPSHNYLRYWDGRDYEQAAEEIALHRLLKGKKFNKAIDVGGGYGRMSVVLRNYADKVFLCEPSKQQLNIAKDFLKNKPKVDMVLTKGQVLPFDDGEIDLAMVIRVIHHIPDPAEFFAEIARVTKDGGYFLIEFANYSNFKNRLKYAAKFKKLPVEPVDIRTDKTSNIPFVNYNPKTVKKLLAHAGFKLEKVLSVSNLRSPVLKKFLPKKVLLGLEKSLQQPLAKSYFGPSTVYLLRKRSK, encoded by the coding sequence ATGAACAAAAAAACCTCTGTTAAAGGTGCCGATCAATACAATGACCCGTCTCACAACTATTTAAGATACTGGGACGGTCGTGACTACGAACAGGCAGCCGAGGAAATCGCACTACATCGTTTACTAAAGGGGAAGAAATTTAACAAGGCTATAGATGTAGGCGGCGGCTATGGCCGTATGAGCGTAGTGCTGCGGAACTATGCCGACAAAGTGTTTTTGTGTGAGCCGTCCAAGCAGCAGCTAAACATAGCCAAAGATTTTCTCAAAAACAAACCAAAAGTAGACATGGTTTTAACAAAAGGCCAAGTGCTGCCATTTGACGACGGCGAGATTGATTTAGCAATGGTTATTCGTGTAATTCACCACATTCCAGATCCTGCAGAATTCTTCGCTGAAATCGCACGAGTCACAAAAGACGGTGGCTACTTCCTGATTGAGTTTGCCAACTACTCAAACTTCAAAAATCGCCTTAAATACGCTGCAAAATTCAAGAAGTTACCCGTCGAACCAGTAGACATCAGAACCGACAAGACCAGCAATATCCCATTCGTCAACTATAACCCAAAAACGGTTAAAAAACTGCTTGCTCATGCAGGATTTAAGCTCGAAAAAGTCTTGAGTGTCAGCAATCTGCGCTCTCCGGTATTAAAAAAGTTTCTTCCGAAAAAAGTTTTGTTGGGGCTTGAAAAATCACTACAACAGCCACTCGCCAAAAGCTATTTTGGACCAAGCACGGTTTACCTACTTCGTAAGCGCTCAAAGTAA
- the radA gene encoding DNA repair protein RadA, translating into MQMAKSKTSFLCANCGAVYGSWSGKCSSCGEWNTLEEQVSIAASPGTKAAHGVPLKAEKLVKGFRDDEKRLKTGVGEIDTVLGGGFVPASVLLLAGEPGVGKSTLLMQIAKAIADSAKVLYVSGEESVGQVADRARRLKANHDEIELAASSSANDIAAAIASKNYGLVIVDSIQTVACAEISSAAGTMSQITHSSQLLTQAAKRSATILIIVGHVTKEGSIAGPKLLEHSVDVVLNLEGDKFGGFKLLRAQKNRYGATHEVGIFEMAESGLSPVANPSAALLAERVSSDGSVVMATIEGSRALLVEIQALVNRSSFGYPKRTASGFDVNRLNLLVAMLEKRTKLQLSDKDIFLNVVGGIKLSEPASDLAVCMAIGSAAKGLKLSKNAVVFGEVGLSGEVRHVPFVDKRVDEATKIGFEVAIGPKVLGKGKSPTKLETVGDIKTALNTYLK; encoded by the coding sequence CTGCAAATGGCCAAGAGTAAAACTAGTTTTTTGTGTGCAAATTGTGGGGCTGTCTACGGTAGTTGGAGCGGCAAGTGTAGTTCGTGCGGCGAATGGAACACACTAGAAGAACAAGTCTCCATAGCTGCCAGTCCAGGCACAAAAGCGGCACATGGTGTCCCGCTAAAAGCCGAGAAACTAGTTAAGGGATTCCGTGATGATGAGAAACGACTAAAAACTGGCGTAGGCGAGATAGATACAGTTTTAGGTGGAGGTTTTGTACCCGCTAGCGTGCTACTTCTCGCTGGAGAACCCGGCGTTGGCAAGAGCACGCTACTGATGCAGATCGCCAAAGCGATAGCAGATTCAGCCAAGGTGCTTTACGTTAGCGGCGAAGAATCTGTCGGCCAGGTTGCAGACCGCGCTCGCAGGCTAAAGGCCAATCATGATGAAATAGAGCTTGCTGCTAGCAGCTCAGCCAACGATATAGCGGCCGCCATCGCCAGCAAAAATTATGGATTGGTTATCGTCGATTCTATTCAAACTGTTGCATGCGCAGAAATCAGTTCTGCTGCCGGAACGATGAGTCAAATAACGCATAGCTCGCAGCTGCTCACTCAAGCTGCCAAAAGAAGCGCAACCATACTGATAATTGTTGGGCATGTGACCAAGGAAGGCTCGATTGCCGGCCCTAAACTACTTGAACACAGCGTAGATGTAGTACTCAATCTCGAAGGCGACAAATTCGGAGGATTCAAGCTGTTACGCGCTCAGAAAAATAGATACGGCGCGACGCATGAGGTGGGAATTTTTGAGATGGCTGAATCTGGCCTTTCGCCGGTCGCTAACCCTTCTGCCGCTCTTTTAGCCGAACGGGTAAGTAGCGACGGTTCAGTCGTAATGGCAACTATCGAAGGTAGCCGCGCGCTATTAGTCGAAATCCAGGCATTAGTGAATCGTAGCAGTTTTGGCTACCCTAAGCGTACAGCCAGCGGCTTTGATGTCAATCGACTAAATCTACTGGTCGCTATGCTCGAAAAGCGAACAAAGCTCCAGCTTTCTGACAAAGATATTTTTTTGAATGTTGTTGGCGGCATAAAACTAAGCGAGCCAGCTAGTGATCTTGCAGTTTGCATGGCAATCGGCTCAGCAGCGAAGGGTCTCAAGCTATCCAAAAATGCTGTTGTCTTCGGTGAGGTCGGACTTTCTGGCGAAGTCAGACACGTGCCATTTGTAGATAAACGCGTCGATGAAGCCACAAAGATCGGCTTCGAAGTTGCCATAGGACCAAAAGTACTAGGTAAAGGCAAAAGCCCAACCAAGCTTGAAACAGTCGGCGATATCAAGACCGCGCTTAACACTTATTTGAAGTAA
- a CDS encoding penicillin-binding protein — translation MANKFTGKRRVSGNKFLTKSGKTIKVNRTLMERSKARQEAKALRKAERMRGLPKSRLKRVLFRLHPKRVVRYWFSRDGAIMALKLTGVAIVVLFFSLMAVFAYFRKDLPNLKDISGDSIGGSIRYYDRERKTLLWEDYDAVKRNPVEREQIAQVMRDATIAAEDRDFYNHNGFNVKGIVRATLNNARGGSTQGGSTITQQVVKLNNPDFINQRTISRKIKELILSVELERSYSKEEILNGYLNSAPYGGLEYGVQVASKTYFQKDAKDLTLEEAAFLASIPKSIRYLSPYSGDFEKETLQGRIGYVLDGMADMGRITREQAEAAKKVDVIATIKQRQPNKYQGVTAPYFVLAAKRQLESIIGEQGYKTGGFEVTTTLDMEKQKIAEEEVQKGMPRIFANGFDKAAFAAEDVTTGQVVALVGGSDFFDQARSGEINYAQTPLPPGSSFKPYDYLALIEKNENFGAGTVLYDTQGPLEGYPCTSKARPTAGGNCLWDYDFRYPGPMTLRYALGGSRNVPAIKAILTTGVKETIGVADSLGLKGEAASNEMGDGGGNDGYRCFEDDAKTIVRDCYASAGIGDGAYLSLDRHVHAYATISRNGNKIPQTYILKVTDGSGRLVKEWKPSNGEQVVRPDSAYIVADMMADPRASYFSNKPHRYKGWEFSLKTGTTNDSKDGWLMGFSTKYSAGVWVGHHTGRVATRQFMEVMTQPIWQGWMNRAHDGLTPVKREKPAGVQTLPAYVVRTHVGLGSQEPSSATDLYPSWYKKPNVKTETKTIDTVSNKLATDCTPELAKKTLNDSAIASFSGDKFVGGGTVTNEEKDDVHKCDDVKPTITVSVAAKPGSPGVYIISAVYASGTHPLSSDARKGTVRIKVAGADIPNGSFEVAASGSVTAEFTALSGGSKDVFAEVVDSVLYSASDTKSFTFSVASVPSNQNNTVSSISRGWRLVAATGF, via the coding sequence ATGGCAAACAAGTTCACCGGCAAACGCCGGGTATCGGGTAACAAATTTTTGACTAAGTCGGGCAAAACTATCAAAGTAAATCGTACTCTTATGGAGCGCTCTAAGGCTCGCCAGGAGGCTAAGGCGCTTCGCAAGGCCGAGCGAATGAGGGGCTTACCAAAATCACGACTAAAAAGAGTATTATTTAGGCTGCATCCAAAAAGAGTTGTAAGATACTGGTTCAGTCGAGACGGTGCGATTATGGCTCTCAAACTTACAGGTGTGGCGATCGTGGTGTTATTTTTCAGCCTGATGGCTGTTTTTGCTTATTTTAGAAAAGACTTGCCAAACTTAAAAGACATTTCTGGCGATTCGATTGGCGGTAGTATTAGGTATTACGACCGTGAACGTAAAACGCTGCTTTGGGAAGATTATGATGCTGTAAAACGCAACCCAGTTGAGCGAGAGCAAATCGCACAAGTCATGCGCGATGCAACTATAGCGGCAGAAGACAGAGACTTCTATAACCATAATGGCTTTAATGTCAAAGGAATTGTTAGGGCCACACTTAACAATGCTAGAGGCGGTAGCACACAGGGTGGTTCGACTATCACCCAGCAAGTCGTTAAGCTAAATAACCCAGATTTTATAAATCAACGTACAATTTCAAGAAAGATAAAAGAGCTAATCTTATCTGTAGAGCTAGAACGTAGTTATTCAAAAGAAGAAATCCTCAACGGCTATCTAAACTCTGCTCCATATGGCGGTTTAGAATACGGTGTGCAGGTAGCGTCTAAAACCTACTTCCAAAAAGATGCCAAAGATTTAACTCTGGAAGAAGCTGCATTCTTGGCCTCTATCCCTAAGTCGATCCGCTATCTCTCGCCATATTCTGGTGACTTCGAAAAAGAGACACTCCAAGGGCGCATAGGTTATGTACTCGACGGAATGGCCGATATGGGAAGAATAACCCGCGAGCAAGCTGAGGCGGCTAAAAAGGTAGACGTAATTGCAACTATCAAACAACGTCAACCCAACAAGTATCAAGGCGTCACAGCACCATATTTTGTGCTAGCCGCCAAACGACAGCTCGAAAGTATTATTGGAGAGCAGGGTTACAAAACCGGTGGTTTCGAGGTCACTACAACTCTAGATATGGAAAAGCAGAAAATAGCTGAAGAAGAAGTCCAGAAAGGTATGCCCAGAATTTTCGCCAACGGTTTTGATAAAGCAGCATTTGCGGCTGAAGACGTAACTACAGGACAGGTTGTGGCGCTTGTGGGCGGTTCTGATTTCTTCGATCAGGCAAGGTCTGGCGAAATAAACTATGCCCAAACGCCGCTGCCACCCGGTTCTAGCTTTAAGCCGTATGATTACCTTGCGCTTATCGAGAAGAACGAAAATTTTGGTGCCGGTACAGTTTTATATGATACCCAAGGCCCGCTAGAAGGCTATCCTTGTACCAGTAAAGCCCGTCCGACGGCTGGTGGTAACTGTCTTTGGGACTACGATTTCAGATACCCTGGGCCTATGACTCTTAGGTACGCATTAGGTGGCTCGCGTAATGTGCCAGCCATCAAAGCGATTTTAACAACTGGAGTTAAAGAGACAATTGGCGTAGCTGACTCGTTGGGCTTAAAAGGCGAGGCTGCATCGAACGAAATGGGTGATGGTGGCGGGAATGATGGTTATCGATGTTTTGAGGATGATGCCAAAACCATAGTTCGAGACTGCTATGCTTCGGCTGGTATCGGAGACGGTGCATACTTGAGCTTGGACAGGCATGTTCATGCATATGCTACAATTTCACGAAACGGTAATAAGATTCCCCAAACCTATATCTTGAAAGTAACAGATGGCAGTGGTCGTCTAGTCAAAGAGTGGAAACCCAGTAATGGAGAACAAGTGGTTCGACCAGATTCAGCTTACATCGTAGCTGATATGATGGCCGACCCTAGAGCGAGTTATTTTAGTAATAAACCACACCGCTACAAAGGCTGGGAGTTTTCACTTAAGACTGGTACGACAAATGATAGCAAAGACGGTTGGTTGATGGGCTTTTCGACTAAATATTCAGCTGGCGTATGGGTTGGGCATCATACAGGAAGAGTGGCTACCAGACAGTTTATGGAGGTTATGACTCAGCCAATTTGGCAAGGTTGGATGAACCGCGCGCATGATGGACTAACGCCAGTCAAGAGAGAGAAGCCAGCAGGGGTTCAGACACTACCAGCATATGTTGTTCGTACGCATGTGGGCCTCGGATCACAAGAGCCTAGCTCGGCCACCGACCTATATCCGTCTTGGTACAAAAAGCCTAACGTAAAAACCGAGACCAAGACTATCGACACTGTATCCAATAAACTTGCCACCGATTGTACACCAGAACTCGCCAAAAAGACATTAAACGATTCAGCAATCGCCAGTTTCTCTGGGGATAAGTTTGTTGGGGGCGGTACTGTCACAAACGAAGAAAAAGACGATGTACATAAATGTGACGATGTAAAACCAACGATCACCGTCTCTGTGGCGGCTAAACCCGGTAGCCCAGGTGTTTATATCATAAGTGCTGTCTATGCTAGTGGAACGCACCCGCTTTCTTCTGATGCGAGAAAGGGTACTGTAAGAATAAAAGTTGCAGGCGCCGACATTCCAAACGGTAGCTTCGAAGTTGCAGCTTCAGGTAGTGTTACTGCTGAATTCACGGCTCTTAGCGGCGGCTCAAAAGATGTTTTCGCAGAAGTGGTTGACAGTGTCCTGTACTCTGCTAGCGATACCAAGAGCTTTACATTCTCGGTTGCTAGCGTTCCTTCGAACCAAAACAATACAGTTTCTTCAATAAGCCGCGGTTGGCGCTTGGTTGCGGCTACTGGCTTCTAA
- a CDS encoding ATP-dependent Clp protease ATP-binding subunit yields the protein MNNDEDLQNILNHLTDNALHSLKHAEAISRGTGKAYVGTEHMMLGILAQEESMGSKLLKSAGVSLNRARLAMDMNPAKVVMSDASKGLSEAAKLTLRMAWEIAQEYDQEFCGTEHILLSLLGQRKASAVNLLRQLNVNTDILATEIERALEQKAGQTHSSGAGVNVKTRTKTRKQSVVEQYSINLTEQARAGKLDPVVGRETQIRRLVTILNRRTKNNPVLIGEPGVGKTAIVEGVAQRIIAEDVPDSLLDKQILMLDMAAMVAGTKYRGEFEERLKKVMVELEEDRDKIVFIDELHLIVGAGSAEGSMDAGNILKPALSRGKIQLIGATTTNEYTKHIEKDAALERRFQPIIVPETSKTETVAILKGLRKHYEDFHNVIISDEVIDDAVQLSARYINDRYMPDKAIDLLDETAAHLRVAKGKTPPELRNLEKELKLLGVKIEDAVEREDYEEAAKQKQKAKLVEQKLEAVKAKSKGGKRIRLNSDDIAEVVSRMTGVPASKVMRAEAKYLLNLESKLKNNIIGQEEAVESVARAVRRNRSGVASEKRPVGSFIFLGPTGVGKTELAKVLAREYFGSEKALIKIDMSEFSERHTSARLVGAPAGYVGYEDGGQLTDKVRRQPYSLVLFDEIEKAHPDIFNMLLQMLEDGSLTDAKGRRVDFTNTIVIMTSNIGADKLQKEATFGFGASSAKDLENLDELHKANQQKVKDELKKLLRPELLNRIDKVVVFRALTKENIRLIIDLQINELKERLVKHGLSIVLDNKARDYLIEHGYDAKNGARPLRRLIQDDIEDHLAVNILDEKYAKGTVVHVSEANNELKFS from the coding sequence GAAGACTTGCAGAATATTCTTAACCATCTAACCGATAATGCGCTACATAGCCTTAAGCACGCCGAAGCTATATCGCGTGGTACAGGTAAGGCCTATGTTGGCACAGAACATATGATGCTCGGGATTTTAGCTCAAGAAGAATCAATGGGGTCTAAGCTGTTAAAGTCAGCGGGGGTTAGCTTAAATCGTGCCAGATTGGCCATGGATATGAATCCTGCCAAAGTAGTCATGAGCGATGCCAGCAAAGGCTTAAGCGAAGCCGCAAAGTTGACACTAAGAATGGCATGGGAAATTGCCCAGGAGTACGACCAAGAATTCTGCGGTACAGAACATATACTGCTTAGTCTTCTGGGACAGCGCAAAGCCAGTGCCGTAAACCTATTAAGACAGTTAAATGTAAACACTGATATATTGGCGACTGAAATAGAGAGGGCATTAGAGCAAAAGGCAGGACAAACGCACTCCAGTGGTGCCGGTGTAAATGTGAAAACGCGAACCAAAACACGCAAACAATCAGTTGTCGAGCAGTATTCTATCAATCTAACTGAGCAAGCTAGAGCCGGCAAGCTCGACCCGGTCGTGGGCCGCGAAACTCAAATTCGACGACTGGTTACGATCCTGAATCGCCGAACCAAAAACAACCCCGTGCTGATAGGCGAGCCCGGAGTTGGTAAAACAGCTATTGTCGAAGGTGTTGCACAGCGCATTATCGCCGAGGATGTGCCAGACTCCTTACTTGATAAGCAAATCCTGATGCTCGATATGGCAGCGATGGTGGCTGGTACGAAATACCGCGGTGAGTTTGAAGAAAGACTCAAAAAAGTAATGGTTGAGCTCGAAGAAGATCGCGATAAGATAGTCTTTATTGACGAGCTTCATCTAATTGTAGGGGCAGGCAGCGCCGAAGGCTCAATGGATGCCGGCAATATCTTAAAGCCCGCACTTTCTCGGGGCAAAATTCAACTAATTGGCGCCACTACGACCAACGAATACACCAAGCATATCGAAAAAGACGCAGCGCTAGAGCGTCGATTCCAGCCGATAATAGTACCAGAAACTAGCAAAACAGAAACGGTCGCTATTCTCAAAGGTCTGCGAAAGCATTACGAGGATTTTCATAATGTAATAATTTCTGATGAAGTGATAGACGACGCTGTTCAACTGTCTGCAAGATACATTAACGACCGTTATATGCCTGACAAAGCGATTGATTTGTTAGACGAAACAGCCGCTCATCTCAGAGTGGCAAAGGGCAAGACACCGCCTGAGCTTAGAAACCTTGAAAAAGAACTGAAACTACTTGGAGTAAAAATCGAAGACGCAGTTGAGCGAGAAGACTACGAAGAAGCCGCCAAACAGAAGCAGAAGGCCAAGCTAGTTGAGCAAAAACTCGAGGCCGTCAAAGCCAAATCCAAGGGCGGCAAAAGAATAAGACTAAATAGCGATGATATTGCTGAGGTTGTCTCGCGGATGACGGGCGTGCCAGCTAGTAAGGTTATGCGCGCTGAGGCAAAGTACCTGCTAAACTTAGAGTCAAAGCTCAAAAACAATATCATAGGTCAAGAAGAAGCTGTCGAATCTGTTGCCCGAGCAGTTAGGCGAAACCGCAGTGGGGTTGCCAGCGAGAAGCGGCCCGTTGGTTCATTTATTTTCTTAGGCCCGACCGGAGTCGGTAAAACCGAACTAGCCAAGGTCTTGGCGCGCGAATATTTTGGTAGCGAAAAGGCCCTTATCAAGATCGACATGAGCGAATTTTCTGAACGCCATACCTCGGCAAGACTAGTAGGCGCACCAGCTGGCTATGTTGGATACGAAGATGGTGGTCAGTTAACAGACAAAGTTCGCCGTCAGCCATACAGCCTAGTACTTTTCGATGAAATCGAAAAAGCTCATCCAGATATTTTTAATATGCTACTGCAAATGCTAGAAGACGGCTCCCTAACGGATGCCAAAGGTCGACGTGTCGATTTTACTAATACAATTGTAATCATGACTAGCAACATTGGTGCCGATAAATTGCAAAAAGAAGCTACTTTTGGTTTCGGTGCCAGTTCTGCCAAGGACCTTGAAAATCTTGACGAACTACACAAAGCTAACCAGCAGAAAGTAAAAGATGAACTCAAAAAGCTATTACGACCAGAGCTGCTTAACCGTATCGACAAGGTCGTGGTTTTTCGAGCACTGACAAAAGAAAATATTCGGTTAATTATCGACCTGCAGATAAATGAACTCAAAGAAAGACTGGTCAAACATGGGCTTAGTATAGTCTTGGACAATAAAGCTCGTGACTACTTAATTGAGCATGGCTATGATGCAAAGAACGGCGCGAGGCCTCTCAGAAGGCTTATCCAAGACGATATCGAAGATCATCTAGCAGTTAATATCCTCGACGAAAAATACGCCAAAGGAACAGTGGTGCATGTTTCTGAAGCAAACAACGAGCTTAAATTTAGTTAA